A portion of the Penaeus monodon isolate SGIC_2016 chromosome 28, NSTDA_Pmon_1, whole genome shotgun sequence genome contains these proteins:
- the LOC119590896 gene encoding FHA domain-containing protein DDL-like, with the protein MSLPLGDGREPRARRERPDSEAIGESEARARQERPDNKARGESEARGSRERPNNTARGESEGEEGSRERPDNKARGESEARGSRERPDNKARGESEARGSRERPDNKARGEGEARGSRERPDNKARGESEARGSRERPDNKARGESEARGSRERPDNKARGESEARGSRERPDNKARGESEARGSRERPETRQEARARREGAESDPTTRQEARARREGAESDPTTRQEARARREGAESDPTTRQEARARRERGESEARARRVGRPASSS; encoded by the exons ATGTCGCTCCCACT GGGAGACGGGAGGGAACCGAGGGCGAGGCGAGAGCGACCCGACAGCGAGGCAATAGGCGAGAGCGAGGCGAGAGCGAGACAAGAGCGACCCGACAACAAGGCAAGAGGCGAGAGCGAGGCGAGAGGGAGCCGAGAGCGACCCAACAACACGGCAagaggcgagagcgagggcgaggaggggagccGAGAGCGACCCGACAACAAGGCAAGAGGCGAGAGCGAGGCGAGAGGGAGCCGAGAGCGACCCGACAACAAGGCAAGAGGCGAGAGCGAGGCGAGAGGGAGCCGAGAGCGACCCGACAACAAGGCAAgaggcgagggcgaggcgagAGGGAGCCGAGAGCGACCCGACAACAAGGCAAGAGGCGAGAGCGAGGCGAGAGGGAGCCGAGAGCGACCCGACAACAAGGCAAGAGGCGAGAGCGAGGCGAGAGGGAGCCGAGAGCGACCCGACAACAAGGCAAGAGGCGAGAGCGAGGCGAGAGGGAGCCGAGAGCGACCCGACAACAAGGCAAGAGGCGAGAGCGAGGCGAGAGGGAGCCGAGAGCGACCCGAAACAAGGCAAGAGGCGAGAGCGAGGCGAGAGGGAGCCGAGAGCGACCCGACAACAAGGCAAGAGGCGAGAGCGAGGCGAGAGGGAGCCGAGAGCGACCCGACAACAAGGCAAGAGGCGAGAGCGAGGCGAGAGGGAGCCGAGAGCGACCCGACAACAAGGCAAGAGGCGAGAGCGAGGCGAGAGCGAGGCGAGAGCGAGGCGAGAGCGAGGCGAGTCGGTAGACCTGCATCGTCGTCCTGA